One window of Sphingobacteriales bacterium genomic DNA carries:
- a CDS encoding T9SS type A sorting domain-containing protein encodes MMAQEEMCYTSSDYPNGQWMSGNSTNCNESDNKPYYLSIVVNVIRRSDGSYDRTLSEVYEALDLLQTPFETHNIYFRLKCLKYIDDDDLYNQSNQSAVYCVDGLSSCPYPNFSDLFDEEALTIFVYPKGTPNEFGGGFGFSSGIPGNGLLVKGIWRSTTYDINGNLISEEFINVFTSSILAHETGHCLGLFHTFHGLCGESGCVETITPETDPENPCECGDFVTDTSADPGLSDGTIDDETCELITLLGCLEVIPPGYDPLIDNIMSYVGPTCAESFTNGQSFRMKEYINNATVVQNYVLPNSEVNTSLIKNWFAEQILPAGTTNWTHQINILGKITVPSGATLHIREASVYFEDLSSGIVVQKGGVLLIDDNSILKGNICNNSIWNGILLEGDANEPIPSSEYTSGMVFEHHGIARLQSNVTIENARTGIQVGDFIEFGGSGDNNTYGGGALFIEDTNFNNNSVGVYLLSQYAGDNLLARFKNCTFNFNAPFPGTHRLPGIGYAGIYTIRPFVVSGCIFQNTDPSGFFAEERGSGIISNRYGGWVVPSLSGTPTVFGDLYKGIDAYATGSLQSGLFVTGNLFERVTKGITLNGNTVSVISHNDFTKLDKDSYAVYAIGTRGIVADNNTVTVSVPPGITYEKPFGIAVRNSGIAGALVINNTFEADDPMQTGTQRFRAATQTEGTINPNVLIDCNNFTALSDFDIRIYGSPDFQDQGGCDPADLTLNPTVNNWHNIAAAPSGTNHILYDNATETLEVTYLPGHEPTEVSANVGTDICNFDENDCESFVFEGWEMEERIEFLQERMEQSTSGYEYERFYTELMRAYLQNNMLTEAKAETQARNDTEGLKILIATYTDERKLALADSLLQTLPLQTPEDADFYDFFSAYLYELWNNTDLMPYEGKALSPAAMQIQNMAANDNPNSRISLFAQAATATKQNSQYHRTPADFKTTLTANIVTKDALQIVPNPAQNEVFVSLLTNNWEKISSLNVYSLTGKLLQTLPLNGHSTFKPVSINTQNLGNGLYICQLIAQSGKTLTGKLVVAR; translated from the coding sequence ATGATGGCACAAGAAGAAATGTGTTATACAAGCAGCGACTATCCAAATGGGCAATGGATGTCGGGCAATAGTACGAATTGTAATGAATCTGACAACAAACCTTACTATTTAAGCATAGTGGTCAATGTAATTCGGAGGTCAGATGGAAGTTATGACAGAACTTTATCTGAGGTATATGAAGCGCTGGATTTATTGCAGACTCCTTTTGAAACTCACAACATATATTTCAGGTTGAAATGCCTGAAATATATTGATGATGATGATTTGTACAATCAGAGCAATCAATCAGCAGTATATTGTGTTGATGGATTATCGTCTTGCCCCTACCCAAATTTTTCAGATTTGTTTGATGAAGAGGCACTAACAATTTTCGTTTATCCCAAAGGAACACCTAATGAATTTGGAGGTGGATTTGGATTTTCAAGCGGGATACCCGGAAATGGGCTTTTAGTAAAAGGTATTTGGCGAAGTACCACTTATGATATAAATGGCAATCTGATTTCAGAAGAGTTTATTAATGTTTTTACATCTTCTATATTAGCCCACGAAACAGGTCATTGTCTTGGATTATTTCATACTTTTCACGGGCTATGTGGAGAAAGTGGATGTGTAGAAACAATAACTCCTGAGACAGATCCTGAAAATCCCTGCGAATGTGGCGATTTTGTAACCGATACATCGGCAGACCCTGGATTAAGTGATGGAACAATTGACGACGAGACTTGTGAACTGATTACCCTTTTAGGCTGCCTTGAAGTAATACCACCCGGTTATGATCCATTGATTGATAATATTATGTCCTATGTAGGACCTACCTGTGCTGAATCGTTTACTAACGGTCAAAGTTTCAGAATGAAAGAATATATTAACAATGCCACAGTTGTTCAAAACTATGTTTTGCCTAATAGTGAAGTAAACACGTCTTTGATAAAAAACTGGTTTGCCGAACAAATCCTGCCTGCCGGAACAACAAACTGGACTCATCAAATTAACATTTTAGGCAAAATTACGGTGCCGTCGGGTGCTACTTTACATATAAGAGAAGCATCTGTTTATTTTGAAGATCTAAGTTCTGGCATTGTTGTACAAAAAGGCGGGGTATTACTTATAGACGACAATTCAATTTTAAAAGGAAATATTTGCAATAATTCTATTTGGAACGGTATTTTACTGGAAGGCGATGCCAACGAACCCATCCCTTCTTCGGAATATACCTCCGGAATGGTTTTTGAGCACCACGGCATTGCCCGGTTACAAAGCAACGTAACCATCGAAAACGCCAGAACAGGCATACAGGTAGGCGATTTCATAGAATTCGGAGGTTCCGGCGACAACAACACCTACGGGGGTGGTGCGCTTTTTATTGAAGACACAAACTTTAACAACAACTCGGTCGGAGTATATTTGCTCTCTCAATATGCCGGTGATAATCTCTTGGCTAGGTTTAAAAATTGTACTTTCAACTTCAACGCTCCTTTCCCCGGCACCCACCGGCTGCCCGGTATCGGGTATGCAGGCATTTATACCATCCGACCCTTTGTCGTGTCGGGTTGCATTTTTCAAAACACCGACCCTTCGGGCTTCTTTGCCGAAGAACGCGGCTCGGGCATTATCAGCAACCGGTATGGCGGTTGGGTAGTCCCTTCCCTTTCGGGAACGCCGACGGTTTTCGGCGATCTCTACAAAGGGATTGACGCTTACGCCACCGGCTCTCTCCAAAGCGGTTTGTTCGTAACCGGAAACCTTTTTGAAAGGGTAACAAAAGGCATCACACTCAACGGCAATACGGTATCAGTGATTTCACACAACGACTTTACGAAATTGGACAAAGACAGCTATGCGGTCTATGCCATCGGAACAAGGGGCATTGTGGCGGACAACAATACGGTAACCGTCAGCGTTCCGCCCGGCATTACTTACGAAAAACCTTTCGGAATAGCGGTCAGAAATTCCGGCATTGCGGGTGCCTTGGTGATTAACAACACTTTTGAAGCGGACGACCCCATGCAGACCGGCACACAACGCTTTCGCGCCGCCACCCAAACCGAAGGTACCATCAACCCCAATGTACTCATAGACTGCAACAACTTCACCGCCCTCAGCGACTTCGATATCCGAATCTACGGCAGCCCCGATTTTCAAGACCAAGGAGGATGCGACCCTGCTGACCTAACTCTAAATCCTACTGTTAACAATTGGCATAATATTGCCGCCGCACCGAGCGGTACTAACCACATTTTATACGACAATGCCACCGAAACATTAGAGGTAACCTATCTTCCCGGTCACGAACCAACTGAGGTAAGCGCAAATGTGGGAACAGATATTTGTAATTTTGACGAAAATGACTGCGAAAGTTTTGTCTTTGAAGGATGGGAAATGGAAGAGCGCATCGAGTTTTTGCAGGAACGCATGGAGCAAAGCACTTCCGGGTATGAATACGAGCGGTTTTATACCGAATTGATGCGCGCCTACCTTCAAAATAATATGCTGACCGAAGCCAAAGCCGAAACCCAAGCCCGCAACGACACCGAGGGCTTAAAAATACTGATTGCCACCTATACCGACGAGCGCAAATTGGCCTTGGCCGACAGCCTGCTGCAAACTCTGCCCCTGCAAACACCCGAAGATGCCGACTTTTACGACTTTTTTTCCGCCTATCTGTATGAACTCTGGAACAATACTGACCTCATGCCTTATGAGGGCAAAGCGTTAAGCCCCGCTGCCATGCAAATACAGAATATGGCTGCCAACGACAACCCGAACAGCCGTATTTCCTTATTTGCACAAGCCGCTACCGCTACGAAGCAGAACAGCCAATATCACCGAACCCCTGCCGATTTTAAAACAACCTTGACAGCGAACATAGTTACAAAAGATGCTTTGCAGATAGTGCCCAATCCTGCCCAAAACGAAGTGTTTGTTTCGTTACTCACCAACAATTGGGAAAAAATAAGCAGCCTGAATGTATATAGCCTTACCGGCAAGCTTTTGCAAACGCTGCCGCTAAATGGCCACTCTACTTTTAAGCCTGTATCCATCAATACCCAAAATTTAGGTAACGGCTTATATATCTGCCAACTCATCGCCCAAAGCGGTAAAACGCTTACCGGCAAACTCGTCGTTGCCCGGTAA
- a CDS encoding T9SS type A sorting domain-containing protein, whose translation MKTIQYLFIAVLLCFYFPLTAQTFTYFNKTFKPDTMNILSPAVLTVEGGYIMATSFNSLDGYEALAIRKIDLTGNTIWFKIVEEGYTLTGIVGGGILERTNDGHFIMVGAKDTIGISGNLDIIMIKFNGNGDVIWKKTHGTSTTVEGIYQITPTQDGGYIMCGIRRGFSSSGRFYILKTDSFGNKEWDKVYFPTQHGAAFSVFETGFGYIVSGAKLYPQTSYDMLLIGIDMQGNLLWEKNYGEDEGDNACIIMPANNNDTYFLASAVRQNNIPKPYVALIDSTGNILWSRLYDVEVTALQEAPLQISPDGGFLCLYGKKTQSGREPWLWRYTATGDTVWTNTIPNLNQTDSWYLKDIAHTPDGGWVLSGFNYSQQSSWVVKTDSLGYTCSFIGCDSTVVVEVLPGIPSNANQEVSAMVYPVPTSTHLNIHYQIPAGILSSGNAGWYLYDMTGRQVAVETLYGSIGAVQVSVELLPAGVYYYRVVLPASGQTVAGGKVVVE comes from the coding sequence ATGAAGACTATACAATACCTCTTTATTGCTGTCTTGCTCTGCTTTTATTTTCCTCTCACGGCACAGACATTCACTTATTTTAATAAAACTTTTAAGCCCGATACGATGAATATACTGTCTCCGGCAGTGTTGACTGTTGAAGGTGGGTATATAATGGCCACTTCATTTAATTCTTTGGATGGCTATGAAGCACTCGCAATAAGAAAGATAGACCTGACAGGCAATACTATTTGGTTTAAGATAGTAGAAGAAGGTTATACACTTACCGGTATAGTCGGAGGCGGTATTCTGGAAAGAACAAATGATGGACATTTCATTATGGTTGGAGCAAAGGATACAATAGGCATATCCGGCAACTTAGATATTATCATGATTAAATTCAACGGAAATGGCGATGTAATTTGGAAAAAAACACATGGAACGAGCACTACCGTAGAAGGGATTTACCAAATCACCCCCACCCAAGACGGAGGGTATATTATGTGCGGCATTCGGCGCGGTTTTTCCTCCTCCGGCCGTTTCTACATTCTCAAAACCGATTCATTTGGAAATAAAGAGTGGGACAAGGTATATTTCCCAACTCAGCACGGTGCTGCTTTTTCAGTATTTGAAACCGGTTTTGGCTATATTGTAAGCGGGGCTAAACTATACCCGCAAACAAGTTACGATATGTTACTGATAGGGATAGATATGCAGGGGAATTTACTTTGGGAAAAGAATTATGGAGAAGATGAAGGAGATAATGCCTGTATTATTATGCCTGCAAACAATAATGATACCTATTTCTTGGCAAGTGCCGTCAGACAAAACAATATTCCTAAACCTTATGTTGCGCTGATTGACAGCACAGGCAATATCCTTTGGAGCCGTTTATATGATGTTGAAGTTACTGCTTTGCAGGAAGCCCCTCTACAGATTTCTCCGGATGGCGGCTTTTTATGTCTTTACGGCAAAAAAACACAGTCCGGCAGAGAACCCTGGCTTTGGCGTTACACTGCAACAGGCGATACCGTTTGGACAAATACTATCCCTAATCTCAATCAAACGGATAGCTGGTACTTAAAAGACATAGCCCACACGCCCGATGGCGGTTGGGTGCTATCCGGCTTCAACTACTCGCAACAAAGCAGTTGGGTGGTCAAAACCGATAGCCTTGGCTATACATGCAGTTTTATAGGTTGTGACAGCACGGTGGTGGTAGAAGTGCTGCCCGGTATCCCTTCCAATGCTAATCAGGAGGTTTCGGCAATGGTCTATCCCGTTCCTACTTCTACTCATCTCAATATCCACTACCAAATACCTGCCGGCATCCTTTCTTCGGGCAATGCCGGATGGTATTTGTACGACATGACCGGCAGGCAGGTAGCAGTGGAAACATTATATGGTAGCATAGGAGCAGTACAAGTATCGGTAGAACTCTTGCCGGCGGGAGTTTATTACTACCGAGTGGTGCTCCCTGCTTCGGGACAAACGGTGGCGGGTGGGAAGGTAGTAGTAGAGTAG
- a CDS encoding T9SS type A sorting domain-containing protein: MKNLISLMFVFAIMGFYPVKSISAQAFTYFNKIFKPDTMNILSPAVLTVEGGYIMATSFNSLDGYEALAIRKIDLTGNTIWFKIAEEGYTLTGIVGGGILERTNDGHFIMVGAKDTIGISGNLDIIMIKFNGNGDVIWKKTHGTSTTVEGTYQITPTQDGGYIMCGIQRSFSTSNRFYVLKTDSFGNKEWDRVYNPQQHASAFSVFETEIGYIVSGYMKYPITDTDMFIMEIDKQGNMIWQKNYGGNEIDLACLALPKTDGNSYFILSAIRENNIRKPFAANLDTSGNIIWSKIYDLEVGGMNEAPLQPTPDGGFMGIFGYKTEFNKDIPCIWRFSSTGDTLWTRTIKGLNPNDNWYLKDIDSTSDGGFIFSGFNYSQQSSWVVKTDSLGYTCSFIGCDSTVVVEVLPGIPSNANQEVSAMVYPVPASTHLNIRYQIPAGILPYGDVDWRLYDALGRQVAEETLYGSTGTVQVQVELLPAGVYYYRVVLPASGQTVAGGKILVSEK; this comes from the coding sequence ATGAAAAACTTAATATCCCTGATGTTTGTGTTTGCTATTATGGGATTTTATCCCGTAAAAAGCATTTCTGCACAAGCATTTACCTACTTCAACAAAATTTTTAAACCCGATACGATGAATATACTGTCTCCGGCAGTGTTGACTGTTGAAGGTGGGTATATAATGGCCACTTCATTTAATTCTTTGGATGGCTATGAAGCACTCGCAATAAGAAAGATAGACCTGACAGGCAATACTATTTGGTTTAAGATAGCAGAAGAAGGTTATACACTTACCGGTATAGTCGGAGGCGGTATTCTGGAAAGAACAAATGATGGACATTTCATTATGGTTGGAGCAAAGGATACAATAGGCATATCCGGCAACTTAGATATTATCATGATTAAATTCAACGGAAATGGCGATGTAATTTGGAAAAAAACACATGGAACGAGCACTACCGTAGAAGGGACTTACCAAATCACCCCCACCCAAGACGGAGGGTATATTATGTGCGGCATCCAACGTAGCTTTTCCACTTCCAACCGGTTTTATGTACTCAAAACCGATTCATTTGGAAATAAAGAGTGGGACAGGGTATATAATCCGCAACAACACGCCTCGGCCTTTTCTGTTTTTGAAACGGAAATCGGTTACATAGTAAGCGGATACATGAAGTATCCCATTACCGATACTGATATGTTTATAATGGAAATAGACAAACAGGGTAACATGATTTGGCAAAAAAACTATGGGGGGAATGAAATAGATTTGGCATGTTTGGCCCTTCCAAAAACAGACGGCAACAGTTATTTTATATTGTCGGCAATTAGAGAAAATAATATTCGGAAACCTTTCGCAGCTAATTTAGATACTTCAGGAAATATCATTTGGAGTAAAATATATGATTTGGAAGTCGGAGGCATGAATGAAGCCCCCCTTCAGCCAACTCCGGATGGTGGTTTCATGGGTATATTTGGCTACAAAACCGAATTTAATAAAGATATCCCATGTATATGGCGTTTTTCTTCAACCGGCGACACCCTTTGGACTCGAACGATTAAGGGTCTAAACCCCAATGACAATTGGTATCTGAAAGACATAGATTCTACTTCCGACGGCGGTTTTATTTTTTCCGGTTTCAACTACTCACAGCAAAGCAGTTGGGTGGTCAAAACCGATAGCCTTGGCTATACATGCAGTTTTATAGGTTGTGACAGCACGGTGGTGGTGGAAGTGCTGCCCGGCATCCCTTCCAATGCTAATCAGGAGGTTTCGGCAATGGTCTATCCCGTTCCTGCTTCTACCCATCTCAATATCCGCTACCAAATACCTGCCGGCATCTTACCCTACGGCGATGTGGATTGGCGTTTGTACGATGCTTTAGGCAGACAGGTAGCAGAGGAAACATTATATGGTAGCACAGGAACAGTACAAGTGCAGGTAGAACTCTTGCCGGCGGGAGTTTATTACTACCGGGTGGTGCTCCCTGCTTCGGGACAAACGGTGGCGGGTGGGAAGATTTTGGTAAGTGAAAAGTGA
- the secA gene encoding preprotein translocase subunit SecA, which yields MSGFFGKILQSIFGSKYEKDVKAIHPIVTQINQEYAKLSGLTHDELRSKTSYFKQRIADYLSNIDHDIAEIELTLKENPDMEPGNKEELYNQIDKFKKNRDRQLEEILNQILPEAFAVVKETARRFTENETITSTATDLDRDLSVNADYLTIEGDQVIYKNEWTASGGHIKWAMVHFDVQLIGGIVLHQGRIAEMGTGEGKTLVATLPAYLNALSGQGVHVVTVNDYLAKRDSEWNRPIFNFLGITVDCIDKHRPNSSARRNAYNADITYGTNNEFGFDYLRDNMVRTPGEMVQRKLHYAMVDEVDSVLIDDARTPLIISGPVERGDEQEFETLKPRIERLVNSQKELVRKLLVEAKKDISEGKTDEKTGGLALLRAHRGLPKSKPLIKFLSEQGMKNTLLSTENFYLQEQAKRMPEVDQELYFVIEEKNNQVTLTEKGTELITNAGEEADLFIIPDIGAKIAEIENSELSDEDKQRSKDQVLRDFAIKSDRLHSVNQLLKAYTLFEKDVEYVVLDGKVKIVDEQTGRIMEGRRYSDGLHQAIEAKENVKVEEATQTYATVTLQNFFRMYHKLAGMTGTAETEAGEFWEIYKLDVVVIPTNRPIARKDEEDLVYRTAREKFNAVIDEIERLRNNGRPVLVGTTSVEVSELLSKLLTIRKINHNVLNAKQHAREAEIVAQAGIAGAVTIATNMAGRGTDIKLGPGVKEAGGLAIIGTERHDSRRVDRQLRGRAGRQGDPGSSQFYVSLEDNLMRMFGSERIAGVMDRIGYKEGEVIQHSMITKSIERAQKKVEENNFGIRKRLLDYDEVMNVQRNAIYAKRRHALFGERLSLDISNSFADLCDELVGRHHSTHDYESFKYEVRINFTIDPPFGNSEFNSLKADQLSDMLYEAVSLAYKRKTAEIAKEVYPVMSNILDQRGEQIDMVYVPFSDGPKTLNVLTPVKTAVETKGKSVVKEFEKSVSLGLIDEAWMSHLRQMDELKNSVQTAVYEQKDPLLIFKREAYGLFSEMVSEVNIKIADFLFQATIPVANSEEVREARLPKATDMSKLKTSRTDELGDAGSGGGQKNQNQANLQTNSDNQKQQTFKRQTPKVGPNDPCPCGSGKKFKKCHGKPGSEML from the coding sequence ATGTCCGGTTTTTTCGGTAAAATACTCCAATCTATTTTCGGCAGCAAGTACGAAAAAGATGTAAAGGCCATTCATCCCATTGTAACTCAAATCAATCAGGAATATGCCAAACTTTCGGGACTTACACACGATGAACTGAGGTCGAAAACCAGCTATTTCAAACAACGGATTGCCGATTATTTGTCAAATATTGATCATGACATCGCTGAAATTGAACTAACCCTGAAAGAAAACCCTGATATGGAGCCCGGCAACAAGGAGGAGCTTTATAATCAGATTGACAAATTCAAAAAGAACCGCGACCGGCAGTTGGAAGAAATTTTGAATCAGATTTTACCCGAGGCCTTTGCGGTGGTAAAAGAAACCGCGCGCAGATTTACCGAAAACGAAACAATTACCTCTACAGCCACTGATTTGGACAGGGATTTGTCGGTCAATGCCGATTACCTTACCATTGAGGGAGATCAGGTGATTTACAAAAATGAATGGACCGCCTCCGGTGGACATATTAAGTGGGCAATGGTGCATTTCGATGTGCAACTGATTGGGGGAATCGTCCTGCATCAGGGTAGGATTGCAGAAATGGGCACCGGTGAAGGTAAAACACTCGTTGCTACGCTGCCCGCCTACCTGAATGCCCTGAGCGGACAGGGGGTTCATGTGGTTACCGTCAACGACTATCTGGCAAAACGCGACTCGGAGTGGAATCGGCCTATCTTTAACTTTTTAGGCATAACCGTGGACTGCATTGACAAGCACCGACCTAACTCGTCTGCACGCCGCAACGCCTATAATGCCGATATTACCTACGGAACCAACAACGAATTTGGTTTCGACTATCTGCGCGACAATATGGTTCGAACTCCGGGCGAAATGGTGCAAAGAAAATTGCATTATGCCATGGTGGATGAGGTGGACTCAGTTTTGATTGACGATGCAAGGACACCCCTTATTATTTCCGGCCCCGTTGAGCGCGGCGACGAACAGGAGTTTGAAACCCTGAAACCCCGCATCGAAAGGCTGGTAAATTCTCAGAAAGAATTAGTCAGAAAACTGCTTGTAGAAGCAAAAAAAGATATTTCAGAAGGAAAAACAGACGAAAAAACCGGCGGCTTAGCTTTATTAAGAGCACATCGCGGTTTGCCAAAAAGCAAACCACTCATTAAATTTCTCAGCGAACAGGGCATGAAAAACACCCTGCTTTCGACCGAAAACTTTTACCTGCAAGAGCAAGCCAAAAGAATGCCCGAAGTTGATCAGGAATTGTATTTCGTGATTGAAGAAAAAAACAATCAGGTAACCCTGACCGAAAAAGGAACAGAACTGATTACCAATGCCGGTGAAGAGGCCGATCTGTTTATCATTCCGGATATCGGCGCAAAAATTGCCGAAATTGAAAACTCAGAACTTTCGGACGAAGACAAACAGCGAAGCAAAGATCAGGTGCTACGCGATTTTGCCATAAAATCAGACCGGTTGCACTCTGTCAATCAGTTGCTGAAGGCTTATACCCTGTTTGAAAAAGATGTGGAATATGTAGTGCTTGATGGCAAGGTTAAAATTGTGGATGAACAGACCGGACGTATCATGGAAGGACGAAGATATTCTGACGGATTACATCAGGCCATTGAGGCGAAAGAAAACGTAAAGGTGGAAGAAGCCACACAAACTTACGCCACCGTTACCCTTCAGAATTTTTTCAGAATGTATCACAAATTGGCCGGAATGACAGGAACTGCGGAAACTGAAGCCGGAGAGTTTTGGGAAATTTACAAGCTCGATGTTGTCGTCATTCCAACCAACCGGCCTATTGCCCGGAAAGATGAGGAAGACCTGGTGTATCGAACAGCCCGAGAAAAATTTAACGCCGTAATTGACGAAATCGAACGGCTGCGCAACAACGGAAGACCCGTATTAGTAGGAACAACCTCGGTCGAAGTATCGGAACTGTTGAGCAAATTGTTGACCATCCGAAAAATCAATCACAACGTTCTCAACGCCAAGCAACATGCACGCGAAGCAGAAATTGTAGCTCAGGCCGGAATTGCCGGAGCCGTAACAATCGCAACCAATATGGCAGGTAGAGGGACCGACATCAAACTCGGACCCGGTGTGAAAGAAGCAGGCGGATTGGCTATTATCGGTACCGAAAGACACGATTCGCGCCGTGTTGACAGACAGTTGCGCGGACGCGCAGGAAGGCAGGGCGACCCGGGTAGCTCACAGTTTTATGTGTCTTTAGAAGACAACCTGATGCGGATGTTTGGTTCTGAAAGAATCGCCGGAGTAATGGATCGCATCGGCTACAAAGAAGGTGAAGTTATTCAGCACAGCATGATTACCAAATCTATTGAACGGGCACAGAAAAAAGTCGAGGAAAACAACTTCGGCATCCGCAAACGACTGCTCGATTACGACGAAGTGATGAACGTTCAGCGAAATGCCATCTATGCCAAACGCAGACATGCACTTTTCGGAGAACGACTATCTTTGGATATTTCCAATTCTTTTGCCGATTTGTGCGACGAGTTAGTTGGCAGGCATCATAGCACCCACGACTACGAATCCTTCAAATATGAGGTAAGAATCAATTTTACCATTGACCCTCCCTTTGGCAACTCCGAATTCAACTCGCTAAAAGCCGATCAGTTGTCAGATATGCTGTATGAAGCAGTGAGCCTGGCCTATAAACGCAAAACTGCCGAAATTGCAAAAGAAGTCTATCCGGTGATGAGCAATATATTAGACCAAAGAGGCGAACAGATAGATATGGTCTATGTTCCGTTTTCAGATGGTCCTAAGACGCTCAATGTACTGACACCTGTAAAAACCGCGGTTGAAACTAAGGGCAAATCGGTGGTCAAAGAGTTTGAAAAATCTGTTTCGCTTGGATTGATTGACGAAGCATGGATGAGCCATCTAAGACAAATGGACGAACTTAAAAATTCGGTTCAAACAGCAGTCTATGAACAAAAAGACCCCCTGCTCATTTTTAAACGAGAGGCCTATGGGTTGTTCAGCGAAATGGTATCGGAGGTAAATATCAAAATTGCCGACTTTTTGTTTCAAGCCACTATTCCGGTTGCAAATTCGGAAGAAGTACGAGAAGCCCGTTTGCCTAAAGCAACCGATATGAGCAAACTGAAAACCAGCAGAACAGACGAACTTGGAGATGCCGGAAGCGGTGGCGGGCAAAAAAATCAGAATCAAGCTAATTTACAAACCAATTCCGACAACCAAAAACAACAAACTTTTAAACGGCAAACTCCAAAAGTAGGGCCGAATGACCCCTGCCCTTGCGGCAGCGGCAAAAAGTTTAAAAAATGTCATGGAAAACCCGGCAGTGAGATGCTTTGA
- a CDS encoding T9SS type A sorting domain-containing protein yields MEKTHGTSTTVEGTYQITPTQDGGYIMCGIQRSFSTSNRFYVLKTDSFGNKEWDRVYNPQQHASAFSVFETEIGYIVSGYMYNTVTNYDMVIIQIDKLGDVMWQKFYGGNDSDSGCLLSSNADGNSYLAIGSIKNDNIKKPFIFSVDIQGNILWQKMYEMEVRALQEAPIFRTENDGAICIFGFDNQFGKTDIRIFKFTSTGDTLWTRTIPGLNPNDNWYLKDIDSTPDGGFIFSGFNYSQQSSWVVKTDSLGHTCSFIGCDSTVVVEVLPGIPSNANQEVSAMVYPVPTSTHLNIHYQIPAGILSSGNAGWYLYDMTGRQVAVETLYGSIGAVQVSVELLPAGVYYYRVVLPASGTNGGGWEGSSRVGSSDTCTGGRIV; encoded by the coding sequence TTGGAAAAAACACATGGAACGAGCACTACCGTAGAAGGGACTTACCAAATCACCCCCACCCAAGACGGAGGGTATATTATGTGCGGCATCCAACGTAGCTTTTCCACTTCCAACCGGTTTTATGTACTCAAAACCGATTCATTTGGAAATAAAGAGTGGGACAGGGTATATAATCCGCAACAACACGCCTCGGCCTTTTCTGTTTTTGAAACGGAAATCGGTTACATAGTAAGCGGATACATGTATAATACAGTCACAAACTATGATATGGTGATTATTCAAATTGATAAACTCGGCGATGTAATGTGGCAGAAATTTTATGGTGGCAATGATAGTGACAGCGGATGTTTATTATCTTCTAATGCTGACGGTAACTCATATCTCGCAATAGGTTCAATAAAAAATGACAATATAAAAAAACCTTTTATTTTCTCCGTTGATATACAAGGAAACATTTTGTGGCAAAAGATGTATGAAATGGAAGTAAGAGCTTTGCAAGAAGCACCGATATTCAGAACTGAAAATGATGGTGCAATTTGCATTTTTGGGTTTGATAATCAATTTGGTAAAACCGATATAAGAATTTTTAAGTTCACCTCCACCGGCGATACGCTTTGGACACGTACCATACCGGGTCTAAACCCCAATGACAATTGGTATCTGAAAGACATAGACTCCACTCCCGACGGCGGTTTTATTTTTTCCGGTTTCAACTACTCACAGCAAAGCAGTTGGGTGGTCAAAACAGACAGCCTTGGGCATACCTGTAGCTTTATAGGTTGCGACAGCACGGTGGTGGTAGAAGTGCTGCCCGGTATCCCTTCCAATGCTAATCAGGAGGTTTCGGCAATGGTCTATCCCGTTCCTACTTCTACTCATCTCAATATCCACTACCAAATACCTGCCGGCATCCTTTCTTCGGGCAATGCCGGATGGTATTTGTACGACATGACCGGCAGGCAGGTAGCAGTGGAAACATTATATGGTAGCATAGGAGCAGTACAAGTATCGGTAGAACTCTTGCCGGCGGGAGTTTATTACTACCGAGTGGTGCTCCCTGCTTCCGGGACAAACGGTGGCGGGTGGGAAGGTAGTAGTAGAGTAGGTAGCTCCGATACTTGTACCGGAGGGAGAATAGTTTAA